The Polyangium aurulentum genomic interval CCAAGCGCGCCGTCGAGCTCGGCTACACGTTCGTACATCCGGCGCTCGACCCCGCGCTCGCGTCGATTCTCCGACGCTGAAAAAGGTTCGAGCCTGTGCCCCCCCCGAGGCACAGGCTCGATTTTCCCCGAGCGCCCCCGCGCTCTTTCCTGCCTACCCGAGCGCCCCCGCGCTCATGAGCGCCCCCGCGCTCAGTGTGCTTTGCGCTTCGCCGGGGGCGGGCCCCCTGGGCCCCCACCCGCCCCCGGGCGAAGCGTTGAAAAGCACCGGTCGCCGAGAGTTGCCGAAAAGTCGACGGTTGGGTCGAGCAGCTTTCTCACGGGGACCGCGACGGCTTGGTTTGCACTCCCCCCGAAGCGCGCCGTCTTCATGGGACTATGTTTACGAGATCCGAGAACCCAAATCGCTCGGGATGAGTTGGAAACGCTTGTAGGTGATGCACCTGATGCGGACAGGTGCGTTTCATGGTCACCGGACCACGCGATCCCCTTCGAAACACGGCGTTCTCGGGGTCGTCATCGGGGAAAACCCTCAGCCAAATCCGCGGGCCCTGAGGATCTCCTTCACCGAGTCCTTGGCAGCTCCTGACAGGCTCTGGCCCGCGCCCTTGGCCACGTCTACGAATTTCATGCCACGCGCCTTCTTGAGCGCATCGACGGCCGCCTGGCGCTCTTCGCGCCCGTCATGCTCGATGACGCCGAGGAGCATCTCGGCCGCCTCCAGCGTGTCGATGCGCGCCAGGGCCCTGACTGCGGAAGCGCGGACGGCCGGGCTCTGAGCCTCGCGGTAGATGCGCGCGAGCGGGTCGAAGGCGTGCGGGAAGCGCAGCTCCTCGAGCGCCTTCGCGGCCTCGTGCACGACCGACGCGTCGGCGTCGACGAGGCCCTCGCGCAGCGTGATGAAAGTGCGCTTGTAGAGAAAGCGAGAGAGCGCGCGCACGACGGCGACGCGGATCTCCGTCTCGGGCCGCCGGAAGAGCGACTCGAGCGGAGAGAGGATCGTGTACAGCTCCACCAGCGCGAGCTGCTCGGCGAGGGTCGTGTAGAGGTTCGTGGGCGCAGAGCGCCCAGGCGAGCTCTCTTCCGCGGCCTCGATGTTGAGCGCCGTCAGGCGCGCGAGCATGGCCCGCCTGCGCGTGACCTCGGACCAGGCGGAAGGATCGAGCACCACGTCGCCCGCGGCCTGGCTCGCGCTGCCGCGCTGCTCCCACTCGACCAGGTCGACGTGCCAGACCTCGGGGAAGCCGACCTCGTGGCGCAGGTGCGTGGGCAAGGGCTGGCTCTCGATCCGCAGATCCTGCGCGTCGACGTAGCGCATGCGCGCCTTCTGGTAGTGCTTGCGCCGCGCCTCCTCGAGCTCGAGCGCGGCGAGCTTCTCGTAGACCGCGCCGACGCGACCGTACTGACCGGCCTCGCCGAGCGCGATCACGGCCGCGAGGAGCGCGTTCTCGGCGATCGACGCGGGCGCGCCGCGGGCCTTGGCCGCCTCGGCCACCTCCTGCCAGAGCCGCGCCTGCGCGAGCATGCCGAAGTTCGCGACCGACGCGAGCCCCTCCTTGCGCGCGTACGCGCTCATCTCGCGCGCGAGCGTGGCGGCCGCGGAGACCTCCCTCTGCTTCTCCGCCGCGGCCACGGCCTCCTCGTACGACTGCAGCGCG includes:
- a CDS encoding HEAT repeat domain-containing protein codes for the protein MSSRPLHELRDEARAATARGDLPRARGALLTALGQTIAREEEYGAAVKELREILVSMGDFRGALTLDWYMGSERGQRDVVGKVPAIDRARTLLAWADRAEDASRKQALYAKAADEYEAAGLVAQAAIARERGGDLYRARALWSRLAQVLGASGNDLYAAGLARFNLARTSLRTGEPAAAREAVVASVHLLEEAADRYETIGQRERAFDCYQVLIAIGRESGEFEHVLEGFVNVIRILREDHLRYYALQSYEEAVAAAEKQREVSAAATLAREMSAYARKEGLASVANFGMLAQARLWQEVAEAAKARGAPASIAENALLAAVIALGEAGQYGRVGAVYEKLAALELEEARRKHYQKARMRYVDAQDLRIESQPLPTHLRHEVGFPEVWHVDLVEWEQRGSASQAAGDVVLDPSAWSEVTRRRAMLARLTALNIEAAEESSPGRSAPTNLYTTLAEQLALVELYTILSPLESLFRRPETEIRVAVVRALSRFLYKRTFITLREGLVDADASVVHEAAKALEELRFPHAFDPLARIYREAQSPAVRASAVRALARIDTLEAAEMLLGVIEHDGREERQAAVDALKKARGMKFVDVAKGAGQSLSGAAKDSVKEILRARGFG